The following proteins come from a genomic window of Miscanthus floridulus cultivar M001 chromosome 2, ASM1932011v1, whole genome shotgun sequence:
- the LOC136539066 gene encoding momilactone A synthase-like has translation MFRALQLILRKKGGALGPAASPGFVNGFSSAPNSQRLAGKVAVITGAASGIGKATAAEFVRNGARVIIADVQDDLGRAVAAELGPDAACYTRCDVTDEAQVAAAVDLAVGLHGRLDVMFNNAGVFGDVTPTTLGSIDLDDFDRVMAVNARGVLAGVKHAARVMLPRRSGSIICTASTTSLLGGILPPAYTVSKAAVVGLVRAVAAEVARSGVRVNAISPHAIPTPLSMAAVAQLFPERSVEEHRRIVEKDYNEMVGPVLEEDDVARAALYLASDEAKYVNGHNLLVDGGYTVSKAPNITAAPGQ, from the exons ATGTTCCGAGCCCTGCAACTCATCCTCAGGAAGAAGGGAGGAGCTCTCGGGCCAGCCGCCTCGCCCGGATTCGTCAATGGCTTCTCCTCAGCTCCCAACTCTCAGAG GTTAGCTGGAAAGGTGGCAGTCATTACCGGCGCCGCGAGCGGCATCGGGAAGGCCACCGCCGCCGAGTTCGTCAGGAACGGTGCACGGGTCATCATCGCCGACGTGCAGGACGACCTCGGCCGCGCCGTCGCCGCGGAGCTGGGCCCGGACGCCGCGTGCTACACCCGCTGCGACGTCACCGACGAGGCGCAGGTCGCCGCGGCCGTCGACCTCGCCGTCGGCCTCCACGGCCGCCTCGACGTCATGTTCAACAACGCCGGCGTCTTCGGCGACGTGACGCCGACAACGCTGGGCTCCATCGACCTCGACGACTTCGACCGCGTCATGGCCGTCAACGCCCGGGGCGTGCTCGCAGGCGTCAAGCACGCCGCGCGCGTCATGCTCCCGCGCCGCAGCGGCAGCATCATCTGCACCGCCAGTACCACTTCCTTGTTGGGTGGCATACTTCCACCCGCGTACACCGTCTCCAAGGCGGCGGTCGTCGGCCTCGTCCGCGCCGTGGCCGCGGAGGTGGCGCGCTCCGGCGTGCGCGTCAACGCCATCTCTCCGCACGCCATCCCGACGCCGCTATCGATGGCCGCCGTAGCACAGTTGTTCCCCGAGAGGAGCGTCGAGGAGCATAGGCGGATCGTCGAGAAGGACTACAACGAGATGGTCGGGCCGGTGCTGGAGGAGGATGACGTCGCAAGAGCGGCGCTGTACCTGGCGTCCGACGAGGCTAAGTACGTGAACGGTCACAACCTGCTCGTCGACGGCGGGTACACGGTGAGCAAGGCACCCAACATAACGGCGGCGCCAGGACAGTGA